A region of Candidatus Zymogenus saltonus DNA encodes the following proteins:
- a CDS encoding phage head closure protein, with protein sequence MIGPKTKLVLQRKTSTSDSKGGSVVTWEDKREISGVLSTVSGYKQMIYDQLGIVATHQFLCDLQKGLTVSVHDRFRKGSEYYQIRRVDNKRTCLRVLLESGKGVEQT encoded by the coding sequence ATGATCGGACCGAAGACAAAGCTGGTCCTCCAGAGAAAGACCTCCACATCAGATAGCAAAGGAGGATCCGTAGTAACATGGGAGGACAAACGGGAGATAAGCGGGGTGCTATCCACGGTCTCCGGATACAAACAGATGATTTACGACCAGCTGGGCATCGTGGCGACACATCAGTTTTTATGCGATCTCCAGAAGGGCCTGACCGTATCGGTACACGACCGCTTCAGGAAGGGGTCGGAATATTACCAGATAAGGCGTGTTGATAATAAACGGACGTGTTTAAGGGTTCTTCTCGAATCCGGCAAGGGGGTGGAGCAGACATGA
- a CDS encoding AAA family ATPase, whose protein sequence is MGNLLKPAQNRQAYAKVGIFGFQGSGKTFTSALIAIGLLRLHEKMTGRKKKCAFFDTETGSDFLTETFKKEGYELLVVKSRAFVDLKAVFGEAVESDCLVLIIDSITHVWRELTESYLRKKKQDRLYFPDWNVLKPEWGEYTDIFLNSPIHTIVCGRAGWEYETEINDKGKKESFKTGTKMKAEGEFGFEPSLVLEMIRRPKDEATTKSPGKKGTIHDNVAIVLKDRADRIDGMEFVNPTFEDFEPHWRSLNLGGEHVGVETERSSENLFKKDGESYQRKKIRREKAIEDIKNAFTKQELGTSKEAKAFCLTVLEACFGTDNSVEIRDNLPLEKLEEGARLMRESIGEMAGVFKSKGPNEKVDYRKMIEVHRDRIRKEDLAADGILDDPEDIPDDHVGGSVEDAGEEAPGSSDTLFEF, encoded by the coding sequence ATGGGAAATTTACTGAAGCCTGCGCAGAACAGGCAGGCATACGCGAAGGTCGGCATCTTCGGCTTTCAGGGATCCGGAAAGACATTCACGTCCGCCCTTATAGCGATCGGGCTCTTGAGGCTCCACGAGAAGATGACCGGCCGGAAGAAGAAGTGCGCCTTCTTCGACACGGAGACCGGCTCCGACTTTTTGACGGAGACCTTCAAAAAGGAGGGATACGAACTCCTCGTCGTCAAGTCGAGGGCCTTCGTGGACCTCAAGGCGGTGTTCGGGGAGGCGGTCGAGAGCGACTGCCTCGTCCTGATCATAGACTCGATCACCCACGTCTGGCGGGAGCTCACCGAAAGCTATCTCCGAAAGAAGAAACAGGACAGGCTCTATTTTCCGGACTGGAATGTCCTGAAGCCGGAATGGGGCGAATATACCGACATCTTTTTGAACTCGCCCATCCATACGATCGTCTGCGGCCGCGCCGGCTGGGAGTACGAGACGGAGATAAACGACAAGGGGAAGAAGGAGTCGTTTAAGACCGGGACGAAGATGAAGGCCGAGGGGGAGTTCGGCTTCGAGCCGTCTTTGGTACTTGAGATGATCCGTAGACCGAAGGACGAGGCGACAACTAAAAGTCCCGGGAAAAAAGGGACGATTCACGACAACGTTGCGATTGTTCTCAAGGACAGGGCGGACAGGATCGACGGTATGGAGTTCGTCAACCCGACCTTCGAGGACTTCGAGCCCCACTGGAGGTCGCTGAACCTGGGCGGGGAGCACGTGGGGGTCGAGACCGAGAGGAGCTCGGAGAACCTGTTCAAAAAGGACGGCGAGAGCTACCAGAGGAAGAAGATCAGGAGGGAGAAGGCGATCGAGGATATCAAGAACGCCTTCACAAAGCAGGAACTCGGCACCAGCAAGGAGGCGAAGGCCTTCTGTCTCACCGTCCTGGAGGCGTGCTTCGGGACCGACAACAGCGTCGAGATAAGGGACAACCTCCCCCTCGAGAAGCTGGAGGAGGGCGCGAGGCTGATGAGGGAGTCGATCGGGGAGATGGCCGGCGTGTTCAAGAGCAAGGGCCCCAACGAGAAGGTCGACTACAGGAAGATGATCGAGGTCCACAGGGATCGTATCAGGAAGGAGGATCTGGCGGCTGACGGAATCCTGGACGACCCCGAGGACATCCCGGACGATCACGTGGGCGGGTCCGTCGAGGACGCCGGAGAGGAAGCTCCCGGCTCCTCTGACACGTTATTCGAATTCTAA
- a CDS encoding M23 family metallopeptidase — protein MRRRLFIQLFFITIPEVLYAQDWGFLGEWSEAVDRDAEVREIINANIASIRSLAEDEFIDRVPSIWPCPGRITSGFGYRIHPRHGCLKFHAGVDIANRIGTPVVATGGGRVMYTGWHDDLGLYVKVRHTDRLVTKYGHLDKILVKIGDEVVRGDRIGTVGTTGWVTGPHTHYEILIDGVNVNPVEWMER, from the coding sequence TTGAGGCGGAGACTTTTCATACAGCTCTTTTTCATAACGATACCGGAAGTTCTCTACGCCCAGGACTGGGGTTTTCTCGGCGAATGGAGCGAGGCGGTCGACCGGGACGCTGAGGTTCGGGAGATAATCAACGCCAACATCGCCAGCATCCGGTCCTTGGCCGAGGATGAATTCATCGACCGTGTCCCGTCGATATGGCCATGTCCGGGAAGGATCACCTCCGGGTTCGGGTACAGAATACACCCCAGGCACGGCTGTTTGAAGTTTCACGCCGGCGTCGACATCGCCAACAGGATCGGGACGCCGGTGGTGGCCACGGGAGGCGGGAGGGTCATGTACACCGGCTGGCACGACGACCTGGGCCTGTACGTGAAGGTCAGGCACACCGACCGTCTCGTGACGAAGTACGGCCACCTCGACAAAATCCTCGTGAAGATCGGCGATGAGGTGGTGAGGGGGGACAGGATCGGGACCGTCGGCACGACCGGCTGGGTGACGGGGCCGCACACACATTACGAGATTCTCATCGACGGGGTCAACGTAAACCCCGTCGAGTGGATGGAGAGATGA
- a CDS encoding phage portal protein, with the protein MSLRKRLRRAYRALTVDDDRVWTTVGGQLPGQPMFIPGAESFLNADVQWVATCIDLIALYCSAIELRLVARTSGRGKKLNFPSRRLETNRKEYIAAEYKAWAAGAEDIVEIVEHPVLTLLEEVNENDNQDDLTYRIVKQKLLAGNNFTQIESKGGLPVALWSSSPARWSIVSDEKKKNRVARYEYRDGAATKKYRPEEVLHFKIPDVRGGLMGKSPLQAAIDSVNTDYQIRRHEESVFRHAAVLGGIFKFSDNLSATEFKVATEKVRQLYGGATRAGKNLTVQGDVDFTPIQQGLKDLAHIKGRELTFQEILGIYHVPEALCKLNRANLASATTALEMFSRLAILPMLRRIEAVWNHGLVPWYDSTNIRLIYDNPVPKDRAQDREDRRIYAEYGIRTVNEMRIDDGLPPLKDIPDGWAGTVPGLRAASAPPVNPNTGDEADEDENDDTEPEKRLKSENDRKAVREAHWKAFDKAVTEHEKKIEAKARDLLNEMWGEVLANMDSGKTVKVKRDEEQQVQQVAQQWLFDDEKWQKRFEKDLYPLVEQTFVAGGESLGRITFDINSSRALNVLSMAKNRIKTIPADRWKDILWELIRGLMRGETITELRDRVRKYQEHDDKYGAGVIARTEAAGAYNGGLYEAIMQDPDSWGSEWVTTLDGRERESHHEVDGEKRAKGERFSNGLLHPGEHGAAAKEVIQCRCTILIILVAEISQ; encoded by the coding sequence ATGAGCTTGAGAAAGAGATTGCGCAGGGCATACAGGGCCCTTACCGTAGATGACGACCGGGTTTGGACCACCGTCGGGGGCCAGCTCCCCGGACAGCCGATGTTCATCCCAGGTGCGGAGTCGTTCCTCAATGCGGATGTCCAGTGGGTGGCCACCTGCATTGACCTGATCGCCCTCTACTGCTCCGCGATCGAACTGAGGCTGGTTGCCAGGACGAGCGGCAGGGGGAAAAAGCTCAACTTTCCGAGCAGAAGGCTCGAAACAAACAGGAAGGAATACATTGCCGCCGAATACAAGGCGTGGGCCGCCGGGGCGGAGGACATCGTGGAGATAGTGGAGCACCCGGTGCTGACGCTCCTCGAGGAGGTAAACGAGAACGACAACCAGGATGACCTTACTTATCGGATTGTAAAACAGAAGTTGCTCGCCGGAAATAACTTCACCCAGATCGAGAGCAAGGGCGGTCTCCCGGTCGCTCTCTGGTCCTCGTCCCCGGCGAGATGGAGCATTGTATCTGACGAGAAGAAAAAGAACAGGGTCGCCAGGTACGAGTACAGGGATGGTGCGGCTACGAAGAAGTATCGCCCGGAGGAGGTCCTTCACTTCAAAATACCGGATGTGAGGGGCGGGCTCATGGGGAAATCTCCACTGCAAGCGGCGATCGATTCAGTCAACACCGACTACCAGATCAGAAGGCATGAGGAGTCGGTATTCAGGCACGCGGCCGTTCTTGGGGGCATCTTCAAGTTTTCGGATAACTTGAGCGCAACGGAATTTAAGGTCGCAACTGAAAAAGTACGCCAGTTATATGGAGGGGCGACGAGGGCGGGCAAAAACCTTACGGTTCAGGGCGATGTTGATTTTACACCGATACAGCAGGGGCTGAAGGATCTGGCGCACATCAAGGGGCGGGAGCTGACGTTTCAGGAGATCCTCGGGATCTACCACGTGCCGGAGGCACTCTGCAAGCTGAACAGGGCGAACCTCGCGTCCGCTACAACCGCCCTCGAGATGTTCTCCCGGCTGGCTATTCTCCCGATGCTCCGGCGGATAGAGGCGGTCTGGAATCATGGCCTCGTACCCTGGTATGACTCCACCAATATCCGCTTGATCTATGACAACCCGGTACCCAAGGACAGGGCGCAGGACCGGGAGGACAGAAGGATTTACGCCGAGTACGGCATTCGCACGGTGAACGAGATGCGCATCGACGACGGCCTGCCCCCCCTTAAAGACATCCCGGACGGCTGGGCGGGGACGGTGCCCGGGCTGAGGGCGGCGTCCGCTCCTCCCGTGAACCCGAACACCGGCGACGAAGCCGACGAGGACGAGAACGACGACACCGAGCCTGAGAAAAGGCTGAAGAGCGAGAACGACCGGAAGGCGGTCAGGGAGGCCCACTGGAAGGCGTTCGATAAAGCGGTCACCGAGCACGAGAAGAAGATCGAGGCGAAGGCCAGGGATCTGTTGAACGAGATGTGGGGCGAGGTCCTCGCAAATATGGATAGCGGAAAGACGGTCAAGGTTAAGAGGGACGAAGAGCAACAGGTGCAGCAGGTCGCCCAACAATGGCTATTTGATGATGAGAAATGGCAGAAGCGTTTTGAAAAAGACCTGTACCCCCTCGTCGAGCAGACATTCGTGGCCGGCGGCGAGAGTCTGGGCCGGATCACCTTCGATATCAATTCGTCGCGGGCGCTCAATGTGCTCAGCATGGCGAAGAACCGGATCAAAACAATCCCGGCCGATCGTTGGAAGGATATCCTGTGGGAGCTGATCAGGGGGCTGATGCGGGGGGAGACGATCACCGAGCTCCGAGACCGGGTCAGGAAGTACCAGGAGCATGACGACAAGTACGGGGCGGGGGTTATCGCTCGGACGGAGGCGGCCGGGGCATATAACGGCGGCCTCTACGAGGCGATCATGCAGGACCCGGACAGCTGGGGGTCGGAGTGGGTGACGACGCTGGACGGGAGGGAGCGGGAATCGCATCACGAAGTGGACGGCGAGAAGCGGGCGAAGGGAGAGCGGTTCAGCAACGGCCTTCTCCACCCAGGGGAGCACGGGGCGGCGGCGAAGGAAGTTATTCAGTGCAGGTGCACGATTCTTATCATACTCGTAGCGGAGATATCGCAATGA
- a CDS encoding single-stranded DNA-binding protein: MSVNKAIIVGNLGADPEVRFTPKGTPVATFQVATNEKWTDKGTGEKQERTEWHRIVAWGKLGEICGEYLVKGKQVYIEGSIRTRPWEDRDGNKRYTTEIVAQVMQMLGRQGEQGELPVQEPEPRNGGEDDLIPF, from the coding sequence GTGAGCGTAAACAAGGCAATCATTGTCGGGAATTTGGGAGCCGACCCCGAGGTGCGGTTCACGCCCAAGGGCACCCCCGTCGCCACCTTCCAGGTCGCCACCAACGAGAAATGGACGGATAAAGGCACCGGGGAGAAGCAGGAGCGGACAGAGTGGCATAGGATAGTGGCGTGGGGGAAGCTGGGTGAGATATGCGGGGAGTACCTGGTCAAGGGGAAGCAGGTCTACATCGAGGGGAGTATCCGGACCCGCCCCTGGGAGGACAGGGACGGCAACAAGCGCTACACCACCGAGATAGTCGCACAGGTAATGCAGATGCTCGGACGTCAGGGCGAACAGGGCGAGCTCCCGGTCCAGGAGCCGGAGCCCCGGAATGGAGGAGAAGATGATCTCATACCCTTTTAA
- a CDS encoding thermonuclease family protein, with product MRRLIIPILIIFLSPVSVYQAEAIRTCTRVIDGDTIVLDGGERVRLIGVDTPETVHPTKPVQKFGVEASDFTKWLVEGKRVTLEYDQDRKDKYGRTLAYVYLENGTMVNAEIIRRGYGFAYTKYPFKYMEEFRQYERDARETGRGLWAKETKKQNKVAPNVTVATVIASGYNTIDYGFVEG from the coding sequence ATGAGAAGATTGATTATCCCGATCTTGATCATCTTTTTATCTCCGGTATCGGTCTACCAGGCCGAAGCAATCCGCACATGCACACGTGTCATCGACGGCGACACGATCGTGCTCGACGGGGGCGAGAGGGTGCGCCTCATCGGAGTCGACACGCCGGAGACGGTTCACCCAACGAAACCCGTCCAGAAGTTCGGGGTCGAGGCCAGCGACTTCACGAAATGGCTCGTGGAGGGGAAGCGGGTCACGCTCGAATACGACCAGGATCGCAAAGACAAATACGGCCGGACTCTCGCCTACGTCTATCTCGAAAACGGGACGATGGTCAACGCAGAGATCATCAGGCGAGGTTATGGCTTTGCGTATACAAAGTACCCGTTCAAATACATGGAGGAGTTCCGGCAATACGAGAGGGACGCCAGGGAGACTGGACGCGGTCTTTGGGCCAAGGAGACCAAAAAACAGAACAAGGTCGCGCCGAACGTAACTGTTGCAACCGTCATCGCCAGCGGGTACAATACGATAGACTACGGCTTTGTGGAGGG
- a CDS encoding replication protein, which yields MAKPNIEDGYLPIARELYDAIIQTNFSKRQRAIIDFIIRLSYGCGRKDCIIPRQRDFGIVGIGEGHIKRELDYLVKAKVIGRDGSKFWFNKDYEEWKISICFWTENKRFGKLIHINLSDKKTYQNGKIEGDSEEDTLPKQEDGAYQNGKGNSEKLTEKGSRDLPKREVEGEINIWNLLEKHPPITVFITSFITELKIVEELQAKTVNGEKVDEITECVFNFYKAIMKKPGATLSYPRPTMLRERLRETDNPEDFIVQSVKAILGCRWSEFHQEGIYNMPENIFGNRQKFERFIGIYEKEKQGKYDDIMSREKLRRIEEEEPRPLDLENMNDEIKRFYEMPSLPEEERERLREKMGGIGGGAEKDTSLTPEELEERKKLLRDQGQLLNERSKEK from the coding sequence ATGGCGAAACCGAACATTGAAGACGGGTATCTACCCATCGCGCGGGAGCTCTACGATGCGATAATACAGACGAACTTCTCGAAGCGCCAGAGGGCGATCATCGATTTCATCATCAGGCTGTCATACGGGTGCGGGAGGAAAGACTGCATCATACCCAGGCAGAGGGACTTCGGGATAGTGGGGATCGGGGAGGGACATATCAAGAGAGAGCTCGACTATCTCGTTAAAGCGAAGGTGATCGGGCGGGACGGGTCAAAGTTTTGGTTTAACAAAGATTACGAGGAGTGGAAGATATCAATCTGTTTCTGGACCGAAAATAAGAGGTTTGGCAAGTTGATACACATTAATTTGAGCGATAAAAAAACTTACCAAAACGGTAAGATTGAGGGCGATTCCGAGGAGGACACCTTACCAAAACAGGAAGATGGAGCTTACCAAAACGGTAAGGGAAACAGCGAAAAACTTACCGAAAAGGGAAGTCGGGACTTACCGAAAAGGGAAGTCGAAGGGGAGATAAATATCTGGAATCTTTTAGAAAAGCACCCTCCTATAACAGTGTTTATAACAAGTTTTATAACAGAATTAAAGATAGTGGAGGAGCTCCAGGCTAAAACCGTGAACGGGGAAAAGGTCGATGAAATCACGGAGTGTGTTTTTAATTTTTACAAAGCGATAATGAAGAAGCCAGGAGCGACCCTCTCATATCCGAGACCGACGATGCTTCGTGAGCGGCTCAGGGAGACCGACAACCCCGAGGACTTCATCGTTCAATCCGTAAAGGCGATCTTAGGGTGTCGGTGGAGCGAGTTTCACCAGGAAGGGATTTACAACATGCCGGAGAACATCTTCGGAAACAGGCAAAAGTTCGAGCGGTTCATCGGTATCTATGAGAAAGAGAAGCAGGGGAAATATGACGACATCATGTCTCGGGAGAAGCTGAGGAGAATTGAGGAAGAGGAGCCTCGTCCGCTGGACTTGGAAAATATGAATGATGAAATAAAAAGATTCTACGAAATGCCGAGCCTGCCGGAAGAAGAGCGGGAAAGGCTGAGGGAAAAGATGGGCGGGATAGGGGGAGGCGCCGAAAAAGATACGAGCTTAACGCCAGAGGAGTTGGAAGAGCGAAAAAAGCTTCTCAGGGACCAGGGTCAATTATTGAATGAGCGATCTAAAGAGAAATAG
- a CDS encoding RusA family crossover junction endodeoxyribonuclease, translating into MIQFTVYGEPAAKGRPRAAMGADGRIRGAYTPGKTRVEETNFRAQAVRVKPERPFEGPVVLEVVFFRGVPRSWSERKKERALSGGILPAVRPDTDNLVKLVKDALNGVFWRDDAQVVKLTAEKRYSDTPRTEVKIEEVENA; encoded by the coding sequence ATGATCCAATTCACGGTCTACGGCGAGCCGGCCGCGAAGGGGAGGCCGAGGGCGGCGATGGGAGCTGACGGCAGGATCAGGGGCGCCTACACGCCGGGAAAGACGCGGGTCGAGGAGACCAACTTCCGGGCGCAGGCGGTGAGGGTCAAACCGGAAAGGCCGTTCGAGGGTCCGGTCGTCCTCGAGGTGGTCTTCTTCAGGGGCGTACCGAGGTCGTGGTCGGAGAGGAAGAAGGAGAGGGCCCTGAGCGGCGGGATCCTCCCCGCGGTGAGGCCGGATACCGACAACCTCGTGAAATTGGTCAAGGACGCACTCAACGGCGTGTTCTGGCGCGACGACGCCCAGGTGGTGAAGCTTACCGCCGAAAAGAGATACTCCGACACTCCGAGGACGGAGGTAAAGATTGAGGAGGTGGAAAATGCTTGA
- a CDS encoding AAA family ATPase: protein MKIIELKAENIKNLKAVEIRPDGNAVVLTGKNGAGKSAVLDSIFMALTGKKVEEPIRRGEKRAEVSVDLGKYVVRKVWTEKGDRLEVRSKDGALYQGPQSLLNAVIGALSFDPLEFIEMKEESQRDLILELAGVNLEKFRTKRQEVFDERTDANREVRRLKGVLSSLTEPSGDVPLDEIDVAAQVKKVNGLKDQNRIYNEQRQDIEEHKARLEEIAKEISVLEEEAHELRGLLSFEGDMVDPVSNEEIKAEEERLHKISEINQTIRDARQWRETRTAHEAAISVSDVLTEKLEAIDLAKDEKIRSVKFPIDGLGVTDEAVTYRGIPIEQLSTGEKIRVSTAIAMAMNPELRVIFVKEGSLLDGDGMSEIVRLTKDGDYQVWIERVDSSGEVGIFIEDGVITAENGVRKPEGANNDSESIAENEDHQLPGI from the coding sequence ATGAAAATAATCGAATTGAAGGCCGAGAACATCAAGAATCTCAAGGCCGTCGAGATAAGGCCGGACGGCAACGCCGTCGTCCTGACCGGGAAGAACGGCGCCGGCAAGTCGGCGGTGCTCGATTCCATCTTCATGGCGCTCACCGGGAAGAAGGTCGAGGAGCCGATCCGGAGGGGGGAGAAGCGGGCCGAGGTCTCGGTGGATCTCGGGAAGTATGTCGTCAGGAAGGTCTGGACCGAGAAGGGCGACAGGCTCGAGGTGAGGAGCAAGGACGGCGCCCTTTACCAGGGCCCCCAGTCGCTCCTTAACGCGGTGATCGGGGCGCTCTCCTTCGATCCCCTCGAGTTCATCGAGATGAAGGAGGAGAGTCAGAGGGACCTTATCCTCGAGCTCGCGGGGGTGAACCTGGAGAAGTTCAGGACGAAGCGCCAGGAGGTGTTCGATGAGAGAACCGACGCCAATCGGGAAGTGAGACGACTCAAAGGCGTGCTGAGTTCACTCACAGAGCCCAGCGGCGATGTTCCGTTAGACGAGATTGATGTCGCGGCCCAGGTGAAAAAGGTAAATGGCCTGAAAGATCAGAACCGAATCTACAACGAACAGAGACAAGATATCGAAGAACATAAAGCGAGACTCGAAGAGATTGCAAAAGAGATTTCTGTTCTTGAAGAAGAGGCGCATGAACTCAGAGGTTTGCTCTCTTTCGAGGGTGATATGGTTGATCCTGTAAGCAACGAAGAAATCAAGGCCGAAGAGGAAAGACTCCACAAAATCTCCGAAATCAACCAGACAATAAGGGATGCCAGGCAATGGCGCGAAACAAGAACCGCCCACGAAGCGGCAATTTCGGTGTCCGACGTTCTCACTGAGAAATTGGAGGCTATCGATTTGGCGAAGGACGAGAAGATAAGGTCGGTCAAATTCCCGATCGACGGCCTCGGGGTTACGGACGAAGCGGTGACCTACAGGGGAATCCCGATCGAGCAGCTCTCCACAGGCGAGAAGATCAGGGTCTCCACCGCGATCGCGATGGCGATGAACCCCGAGCTCAGGGTGATATTCGTGAAGGAGGGGAGCCTCCTCGACGGCGACGGCATGAGCGAGATCGTGAGGCTGACGAAGGACGGCGACTACCAGGTATGGATAGAGCGGGTGGACTCCTCGGGCGAGGTCGGGATATTCATCGAGGACGGGGTGATCACCGCCGAGAACGGCGTAAGAAAACCGGAAGGAGCGAACAATGACTCAGAGTCGATCGCAGAAAACGAAGATCATCAGTTACCTGGCATATAA
- a CDS encoding phage major capsid protein has product MKFENKEALDKYIKEEAEKQAQELIEKERKAAEEKAKAEEKADPPAPEPSDIEVGVDRLSLDTKGGFVNVAEFARDVAIACKKENMAANYIPPKLLKWNRAIATNKTLSTDVGESGGHLIPTAFSMGAFNVAVETNPIMPLVTEWPMTTNSLDLTYVEGFDQSGNLIGGGIIWYWKGEGKQGTFSDPKFGVLTLKLKDCIALCRATNDMLEDNPGTLETVLNTLFVNGLNFQLTKVLIEGSGVGQPLGVMNSGKALVTIPKETSQPADTMEYMNVLKMFAQLYEDEAATSATRWHFNRDCIPQIATMKVDVGLGGAPVWTPPGVAPASILGYPIAWSKHCATLGDLGDGMLVNWRHYYVGMKGGIRSAQSMHLYFDYNDMAFRWTFRIDGKPSWPQAFKGPKSAKPLSPFITLAERA; this is encoded by the coding sequence ATGAAGTTTGAAAACAAAGAGGCTCTTGACAAGTACATCAAGGAAGAGGCCGAGAAGCAGGCTCAGGAGCTTATCGAAAAGGAAAGGAAGGCAGCGGAGGAGAAGGCCAAGGCCGAGGAGAAGGCGGATCCTCCCGCACCGGAGCCTTCGGACATCGAGGTGGGCGTGGACAGGTTGTCACTTGACACCAAGGGCGGATTCGTCAACGTTGCCGAATTCGCACGGGACGTGGCGATCGCCTGCAAGAAGGAAAACATGGCTGCGAACTACATCCCTCCGAAGCTATTGAAGTGGAACCGCGCCATAGCCACCAACAAGACTCTCTCAACTGATGTCGGGGAGTCCGGCGGACATCTGATTCCGACGGCATTCTCGATGGGTGCGTTCAATGTCGCTGTGGAGACCAACCCCATCATGCCGCTGGTGACGGAGTGGCCGATGACCACCAACTCTCTTGACCTGACCTACGTCGAGGGATTCGACCAGAGCGGCAACCTGATAGGCGGCGGGATCATTTGGTACTGGAAGGGCGAGGGAAAGCAGGGCACGTTCAGCGATCCGAAATTCGGGGTGCTCACTCTGAAGCTCAAGGATTGTATCGCCCTCTGCCGCGCAACCAACGACATGCTCGAAGACAACCCCGGCACGCTTGAAACTGTCCTCAACACCCTTTTCGTGAACGGCCTGAACTTCCAGCTGACCAAGGTGCTGATCGAGGGAAGCGGCGTGGGCCAGCCTCTCGGAGTTATGAATTCGGGAAAGGCTCTCGTAACCATCCCCAAGGAGACCAGCCAGCCGGCGGACACTATGGAGTACATGAACGTCTTGAAGATGTTCGCCCAGCTCTACGAGGATGAGGCCGCGACATCGGCGACCCGCTGGCATTTCAACAGGGATTGTATCCCACAGATCGCCACGATGAAGGTCGACGTAGGTCTCGGCGGCGCTCCCGTATGGACGCCTCCTGGTGTGGCTCCCGCGAGCATACTCGGATATCCGATCGCCTGGAGCAAGCACTGCGCCACATTGGGCGACCTTGGAGATGGCATGCTCGTGAACTGGAGACACTACTACGTCGGGATGAAGGGCGGAATCCGCAGTGCGCAGTCCATGCATTTGTACTTCGACTACAATGACATGGCATTCAGGTGGACCTTCCGTATAGACGGCAAGCCTTCGTGGCCGCAAGCGTTCAAGGGGCCGAAGTCGGCGAAGCCGCTGTCACCATTCATTACCCTGGCTGAAAGGGCATAG
- a CDS encoding phage terminase large subunit, translating to MTAREIHLEERYVPHSKQIEAHTAKERYVLYGGAMGGGKSVFLVNEAIQLSLDHPGNVGLLCRWELESLRRTTLMTLEEYLPEELIRRHHKTEKYYELINGSIIFYGGLKPSSESIGEQRIRSMKLGWFAIDEATEIPKKYFHTLQTRLRHKVNGEPVRYKGLLASNPEPGWVREDFIEKKLSDNIFIPALPIDNPYLPDDYVESLRRNLPEELVKKYLDGDWNVMEGENYIFPYKYIRAAVERTRERGKPVQAGLDVARMGGDYNVLAVRFGFKVEILYTARFQKETRTAGEVALLLDHIEERGHGRIPVNVDIPGVGGGVHDPLEEMGYDVHEFQPGGSAREPERYINRKAEAAFSFRTLLVEEEIDIPDDPELVSQLAGIKYDIRSDKRLKVESKEEMKKRGMKSPDKADAVIMAFYDVKKSTFRIEVV from the coding sequence ATGACGGCAAGGGAGATACATCTTGAAGAGAGATACGTTCCCCATTCTAAACAGATTGAGGCGCATACCGCAAAAGAGCGTTACGTCCTCTACGGCGGGGCGATGGGAGGGGGCAAGTCGGTCTTTCTCGTCAACGAGGCGATACAGCTTTCCCTGGATCACCCCGGCAACGTCGGTCTCCTGTGCCGGTGGGAGCTTGAAAGCCTGAGACGCACGACCTTAATGACCCTTGAGGAGTATCTTCCTGAGGAGCTGATAAGGAGGCATCACAAGACGGAGAAGTACTACGAGCTGATAAACGGGTCGATCATCTTCTACGGCGGGCTGAAGCCCTCCAGCGAGTCGATAGGGGAGCAGAGGATCAGGTCGATGAAGCTCGGATGGTTCGCCATAGACGAAGCGACGGAGATACCAAAGAAATACTTTCATACATTGCAGACGAGGCTAAGACATAAGGTGAATGGAGAACCGGTCAGATACAAGGGGCTTCTGGCATCGAACCCGGAGCCGGGCTGGGTGAGGGAGGATTTCATAGAGAAGAAGCTATCCGACAACATATTTATTCCGGCTCTACCTATTGACAACCCGTATCTCCCGGACGACTACGTGGAAAGCCTCAGGCGCAACCTCCCGGAGGAGCTGGTAAAGAAGTACCTGGACGGCGACTGGAACGTGATGGAGGGGGAGAACTACATCTTCCCGTACAAGTACATCAGGGCGGCCGTGGAGAGGACGCGGGAGAGAGGGAAGCCGGTACAGGCGGGTCTCGATGTGGCAAGGATGGGGGGCGATTACAACGTATTGGCCGTGAGGTTTGGATTTAAGGTGGAGATTCTTTACACGGCGAGGTTCCAGAAGGAGACGAGGACGGCGGGGGAGGTGGCGCTCCTGCTCGACCACATCGAGGAGAGGGGCCACGGGAGGATCCCGGTGAATGTCGACATCCCGGGAGTGGGGGGCGGGGTTCACGATCCCCTCGAGGAGATGGGCTACGACGTCCACGAATTCCAGCCGGGGGGATCCGCGAGGGAGCCGGAGAGGTACATCAACAGGAAGGCGGAGGCGGCGTTCAGCTTCAGGACCCTGCTCGTCGAGGAGGAGATCGACATACCGGACGACCCGGAGCTGGTCTCACAGCTGGCGGGCATAAAGTACGATATCAGGAGCGACAAGAGATTGAAGGTGGAGAGTAAGGAGGAGATGAAGAAAAGGGGGATGAAATCCCCCGACAAGGCAGACGCCGTGATCATGGCGTTCTATGACGTGAAAAAAAGCACGTTCAGGATTGAGGTCGTATGA